The Terriglobia bacterium genome has a segment encoding these proteins:
- a CDS encoding DUF721 domain-containing protein yields the protein MSFDPALRHLIAGFRQSPEWDADLDLHLLQKLWPALVGTQLAGATTVTAVQGSRVVVNVPDLVWRKQLIRMKPQLLARMNEPWANPWIQEIAFTHEN from the coding sequence ATGTCTTTTGACCCGGCTTTACGCCATCTGATCGCGGGTTTCCGGCAGTCCCCGGAGTGGGACGCGGATCTCGACCTTCATTTGCTGCAAAAACTGTGGCCGGCGCTGGTCGGGACGCAGCTTGCAGGGGCGACCACGGTGACGGCGGTCCAGGGTTCACGCGTTGTGGTCAATGTTCCCGACCTGGTCTGGCGCAAGCAGCTCATCCGGATGAAGCCGCAATTACTTGCCAGGATGAACGAGCCATGGGCCAATCCCTGGATTCAGGAGATCGCATTCACTCATGAAAATTAG
- a CDS encoding DUF420 domain-containing protein, whose amino-acid sequence MTQISDLATVNAALNATAAVLIGTGFYFIKQKNIRAHKVCMVAAVVVSSLFLTSYLIYHYHVGSVRFTKQGWIRDVYFPLLLTHTILAVVTLPMVLRTVFLAAKGRFSKHVRVAKWTFPIWMYVSVTGVVVYLLLYH is encoded by the coding sequence GTGACTCAGATCTCCGATCTCGCCACCGTCAATGCCGCGCTGAACGCCACTGCCGCGGTTCTGATCGGCACGGGTTTCTACTTCATCAAGCAGAAGAATATTCGCGCGCACAAAGTGTGCATGGTTGCGGCTGTGGTGGTGTCTTCGCTTTTTCTGACCTCGTATTTGATTTATCACTACCACGTCGGATCGGTGAGATTCACGAAACAGGGATGGATCCGGGACGTCTATTTCCCGCTTCTCCTGACGCATACAATTCTCGCCGTCGTGACGCTGCCGATGGTTCTGCGGACGGTTTTTCTCGCCGCCAAGGGCCGCTTTTCCAAGCATGTCCGGGTGGCGAAATGGACGTTTCCGATCTGGATGTATGTCTCTGTGACCGGAGTCGTTGTCTATCTGCTGCTATACCATTAG
- a CDS encoding SCO family protein translates to MKFIAAFFSLLLIASCSRTPDLQTFYPVPDFSLTDQTDRTVTMQELKGRAWVADFIFTNCGGTCPVMTEEMRKLQATLPPNIRLVSFTVDPNRDTTKVLAAYAAEHGATRDRWLFLTGDKQALYDICIKGFKLALEDDAGTPLEPITHSTRFVLVDDQGQIRGYYSGTEDKEMSRLAADAKKLS, encoded by the coding sequence ATGAAATTTATTGCCGCATTCTTTTCCCTTCTTCTGATCGCTTCCTGCAGCCGCACGCCCGATTTGCAAACGTTCTACCCCGTTCCTGATTTCTCTCTGACGGATCAAACCGACAGGACTGTCACCATGCAGGAACTCAAAGGCAGGGCATGGGTGGCGGACTTTATCTTCACCAACTGCGGCGGCACCTGTCCGGTGATGACGGAGGAGATGCGCAAATTGCAGGCAACGCTTCCGCCGAACATCCGGCTGGTCTCTTTCACGGTGGATCCGAACCGGGATACAACGAAAGTACTTGCGGCGTATGCTGCCGAACATGGTGCAACACGAGATCGCTGGCTGTTTCTGACAGGAGACAAGCAGGCGCTCTACGACATCTGTATCAAGGGATTCAAATTGGCCCTCGAAGACGATGCCGGAACACCGCTGGAGCCCATCACGCACAGCACGCGATTCGTTCTGGTGGATGACCAGGGACAGATTCGCGGCTATTACAGCGGCACCGAAGACAAGGAAATGAGCCGGCTCGCGGCAGACGCAAAGAAGCTGTCGTGA
- a CDS encoding c-type cytochrome encodes MSSETPNEGGHKKPPIPTPAKKIPALNIEKRGDRLYGGDSLHKWFAISSILLFVITIFMVLVDYSREWKKYQREFVHLQVQRTQKDEQQFLQGLDRTKLGQLDQQLKQTQASEQQNEAQIDKLQKQINDLNAKQYGIDENYRFAKAEYDSIKYDYEDGVAHNASNAQKLGDKLATQRKKMDDYKAALDQTTLDLRGATDDLNKYIGKRADLQKAREQMTADYTRLNGRLNTLNPGAVIVSFRNAPVFDFMNPSERIQQIILSNLYNDQPFKAIPRVDRCTTCHLGIDNKAFADAPQPFKTHPNLDMYISSGSPHPMENFGCTSCHAGLDRATSFQNAAHMPRSEEQRVAWEKKYNWRVDPDIETPMLPMNNIEAGCYKCHSASTEVPKAAALNSGRDLIRIYGCFGCHKLPGYEGVRKIGPDLSTVSGKLTKDWVRKWLANPKEFKSQARMPQFWGNDNNSGKTNGVDWDKRNAAEMNAITEYLFANSKPKELPAGKTNGNAAAGKQIVETVGCFGCHAIGAIQEVANQSQIRRRHGYNLENEGSKVSQSWLYNWVKDPAQVWPETKMPSLRLSDEEAADVAAYLTSLKTPDWEQKPLPQVDPAALDDVALELLRTNSTDIEARAKLKDMTLDQKNLYAGQGLISRYGCFGCHNIPKFENAQPIGTELTEAGSKITERLDFGFVPIDESRNAWYEEKLKDPRIYDCDVVKKDGDKFDCDRVRVKRPEELLKMPNFHFSDKDAESITGVLVSLVKDPVPLEMKDRTAQAIIDGRQLISEKNCRGCHLIEGVGGDIRPTKKEQAQWPPNLNTEGFKTQPSWLHPFLKDPGSVKLRPWLEARMPTFHFTDEQAATIEKYFSALDKVEYPYVNTEIETTPDRLKIGAELFQKLSCQSCHPTSNVIPPGKTAADLAPNLQLAHQRLRPDWVLQWVADPQKIFPGTRMPAFFTPNDKGIPVSPFPDILGGDVKAQIQAIRDHLFVTVGGAKANFSSGSVAK; translated from the coding sequence GTGAGCAGCGAAACTCCCAACGAGGGCGGACACAAAAAGCCGCCCATACCTACGCCCGCGAAAAAAATTCCGGCTTTGAACATCGAAAAGCGCGGCGACCGTCTGTATGGAGGGGATTCCCTTCATAAGTGGTTTGCGATCTCGAGCATTCTGCTTTTCGTCATCACCATCTTCATGGTGCTCGTGGACTATTCGCGCGAATGGAAGAAATACCAGCGAGAGTTTGTTCATCTGCAGGTCCAGCGTACGCAGAAAGACGAGCAGCAGTTCCTGCAGGGTCTGGACCGGACGAAGCTGGGGCAACTCGATCAGCAGTTGAAGCAGACGCAGGCCTCCGAGCAGCAGAATGAGGCACAGATCGACAAACTTCAAAAGCAGATCAACGACCTCAACGCGAAACAGTATGGGATCGATGAGAATTACCGTTTCGCGAAAGCGGAGTACGACAGCATCAAGTACGACTACGAAGATGGAGTCGCCCATAACGCATCCAATGCGCAAAAGCTCGGCGACAAGCTGGCAACGCAACGGAAGAAGATGGATGACTACAAAGCCGCGTTGGACCAGACCACTCTCGACTTGCGCGGCGCGACTGACGATCTGAACAAGTACATAGGCAAGCGGGCTGACCTGCAGAAGGCCCGGGAACAGATGACGGCGGATTACACGCGGTTGAACGGGCGGCTGAATACGCTGAATCCCGGAGCTGTCATCGTGTCGTTCCGCAATGCGCCGGTGTTCGATTTCATGAATCCTTCGGAGCGGATCCAACAGATCATTCTGAGCAATCTTTATAACGATCAGCCTTTCAAGGCGATCCCGCGCGTCGACCGTTGCACCACGTGCCATCTGGGCATCGACAACAAAGCCTTTGCGGACGCGCCGCAGCCGTTCAAGACGCATCCGAATCTCGACATGTACATCAGCTCGGGTTCGCCCCATCCGATGGAAAACTTCGGCTGCACCAGCTGCCACGCCGGACTCGATCGTGCTACCAGCTTCCAGAACGCGGCGCACATGCCGCGCAGCGAGGAACAGCGAGTAGCGTGGGAAAAGAAATACAACTGGCGTGTCGACCCCGATATCGAAACGCCGATGCTGCCGATGAACAACATCGAAGCCGGCTGTTACAAATGCCACAGCGCCAGCACGGAAGTCCCGAAAGCCGCGGCCCTCAACTCCGGCCGTGACCTGATCCGGATCTACGGATGCTTCGGATGCCATAAGCTCCCCGGCTACGAGGGTGTTCGCAAAATCGGGCCGGATCTCTCGACCGTCTCCGGCAAACTGACGAAGGACTGGGTTCGCAAATGGCTCGCAAATCCAAAGGAATTCAAATCGCAGGCCCGGATGCCGCAGTTCTGGGGAAACGACAACAACAGCGGCAAAACGAATGGAGTCGATTGGGACAAACGGAATGCAGCGGAGATGAACGCGATTACGGAGTATCTCTTCGCAAATTCCAAGCCCAAGGAGCTGCCTGCGGGCAAGACAAACGGGAACGCGGCGGCTGGAAAGCAGATCGTTGAAACGGTCGGATGCTTCGGCTGCCACGCGATCGGCGCAATCCAGGAAGTGGCCAATCAGAGCCAGATCCGGCGGCGCCACGGCTACAACCTGGAAAACGAAGGCAGCAAGGTCAGCCAGTCGTGGCTTTACAACTGGGTAAAAGATCCGGCGCAGGTCTGGCCGGAAACCAAGATGCCCAGCCTGCGGCTGAGCGATGAGGAAGCGGCCGATGTCGCCGCTTACCTGACCTCGCTGAAGACCCCGGATTGGGAACAGAAACCTCTTCCTCAAGTCGACCCGGCGGCTCTCGACGACGTCGCACTCGAGTTGTTGCGGACCAATTCGACCGATATCGAAGCGCGCGCGAAGTTGAAGGACATGACTCTGGATCAGAAGAACCTCTATGCCGGGCAAGGCCTCATCAGCCGGTATGGATGTTTCGGATGCCATAACATTCCCAAATTCGAAAACGCGCAGCCCATCGGCACCGAGCTGACCGAAGCCGGCAGCAAGATCACCGAGAGACTCGACTTCGGGTTCGTTCCGATCGATGAGTCCCGCAACGCCTGGTATGAGGAAAAACTCAAAGATCCGCGTATCTATGACTGCGATGTCGTGAAAAAGGACGGCGATAAGTTCGACTGCGATAGAGTGAGAGTCAAACGGCCGGAAGAATTGCTGAAGATGCCGAACTTCCACTTCAGTGATAAAGACGCAGAGTCGATCACCGGGGTGCTCGTCAGCCTGGTGAAAGATCCCGTCCCGCTGGAAATGAAGGATCGCACCGCGCAGGCGATCATAGATGGACGGCAGCTCATCTCGGAAAAAAACTGCAGAGGCTGCCACCTGATCGAAGGCGTAGGCGGCGATATCCGGCCGACGAAAAAAGAGCAGGCGCAGTGGCCGCCGAACTTGAACACCGAAGGATTCAAGACGCAGCCGTCGTGGCTGCATCCGTTCTTGAAGGATCCGGGCTCGGTCAAATTGCGGCCATGGCTCGAGGCCCGCATGCCGACGTTCCACTTCACAGATGAACAGGCGGCGACGATCGAGAAGTATTTCTCCGCGCTGGATAAGGTCGAATATCCGTATGTCAATACGGAGATCGAAACGACTCCGGACCGGTTGAAAATTGGCGCCGAACTGTTCCAGAAGCTCTCGTGCCAAAGCTGTCATCCGACGAGCAACGTGATCCCGCCGGGGAAGACTGCGGCGGACCTGGCTCCTAATCTGCAGCTCGCGCACCAGCGGCTCCGGCCGGATTGGGTGCTTCAATGGGTGGCCGACCCGCAGAAGATATTCCCCGGAACCAGAATGCCGGCGTTCTTCACACCGAACGACAAGGGGATACCGGTCAGTCCATTCCCGGACATTCTCGGTGGAGATGTGAAGGCGCAGATACAGGCCATTCGCGACCACCTGTTCGTTACGGTTGGTGGCGCCAAGGCCAACTTCAGCAGCGGAAGCGTCGCAAAGTAA
- a CDS encoding COX15/CtaA family protein has translation MQDENVSLHRFALFTACCTAFLIFVGGLVTSTQSGLSVPDWPTSYGWNMFTFPFSKWVGGIFYEHSHRLVASTVGFFTVILTVWTWLKEKRAWVRWLSAAALGAVVLQGVFGGLTVIFLLPAWISTVHACLAQTFFCLVIAIAVVTSPQWKRGLPQVKPHAESIPLRTLCAMTTAAVYVQLIMGALMRHTNAGLAIPDFPLALGHLIPPFSSGKIIIHFAHRVGAVIVTAMMVWTFTRIARLYSDHSLLFRPALTMLVLVAVQLTLGAITIWTAKAVVPTTAHVLTGALILGTSFLLTLRAYAMSGAHADAIARSKDQMLIDRVPAWK, from the coding sequence ATGCAAGACGAAAACGTTTCCCTCCACCGCTTCGCTCTATTCACGGCCTGCTGCACGGCATTCCTCATCTTTGTCGGAGGGCTTGTCACCAGCACGCAATCAGGCCTGAGTGTTCCGGACTGGCCGACGAGCTACGGCTGGAACATGTTTACCTTCCCGTTCTCCAAATGGGTCGGCGGAATATTCTATGAACACAGTCACAGGCTGGTTGCTTCGACCGTAGGTTTCTTCACAGTTATTCTGACCGTCTGGACGTGGCTCAAAGAAAAGCGCGCGTGGGTCCGGTGGCTGAGCGCTGCCGCTCTGGGCGCCGTCGTTCTGCAAGGCGTGTTCGGCGGCCTCACGGTCATCTTTCTCTTACCGGCGTGGATTTCGACGGTCCATGCCTGCCTGGCGCAGACATTCTTTTGTCTGGTGATTGCAATTGCGGTCGTGACATCACCGCAGTGGAAACGCGGACTTCCACAGGTCAAGCCGCATGCGGAGAGCATCCCGCTGCGGACTTTGTGCGCCATGACCACCGCCGCCGTATACGTTCAGTTGATCATGGGCGCGCTGATGCGTCACACGAACGCCGGGCTGGCGATTCCGGATTTTCCGCTCGCGCTCGGGCACCTGATCCCGCCATTCAGTTCGGGAAAAATCATTATTCATTTTGCCCATCGCGTGGGAGCGGTTATCGTGACCGCCATGATGGTCTGGACCTTCACCAGAATTGCGCGATTGTACTCGGACCATTCGCTCCTGTTCCGGCCGGCATTGACGATGCTCGTTCTGGTCGCGGTTCAACTCACGCTAGGCGCCATCACGATCTGGACGGCTAAAGCCGTGGTACCGACCACCGCGCATGTCCTCACGGGAGCGTTGATCCTGGGGACATCATTTCTGTTGACGCTGCGGGCGTATGCTATGAGTGGAGCGCATGCAGACGCAATAGCGCGCAGCAAGGATCAGATGCTCATCGACCGGGTGCCGGCATGGAAGTAA
- the cyoE gene encoding heme o synthase gives MEVTPLELARRRVRAGDLIELTKPRITFLVLITTLVGFYMGSRDGMNFLLLFHTILGTGLVASGASALNQYFERDLDARMVRTRNRPLPDGRLVPNEALIFSALISAAGVLYLMLFVNLLTGLIGAATLGGYVLVYTPLKTRTVLCTLIGAFPGAAPPVMGWTAARGEVDAIALSLFAILFLWQMPHFFAIAWIFTEDYMRAGFTMHGSGVRTGRQIVLYCCALIPISVLPTFFGLTGMAYLLGAILFGFIYLGYGFAVALFRSNTHAHRLLRVSVVYLPALLLLMMLDKI, from the coding sequence ATGGAAGTAACACCGCTGGAACTGGCGCGCCGGCGGGTTCGCGCCGGCGACCTGATAGAATTGACCAAACCCCGCATTACGTTTCTCGTGTTGATTACCACGCTGGTGGGGTTTTACATGGGATCGCGGGACGGCATGAATTTCCTGCTGCTGTTTCACACAATTCTGGGAACCGGGCTGGTGGCCAGCGGAGCAAGCGCGCTCAACCAATATTTCGAACGTGACCTCGACGCGCGGATGGTGCGCACACGCAACCGGCCTCTGCCGGACGGCAGGCTTGTCCCGAATGAAGCGCTCATTTTCTCGGCGCTCATTTCCGCCGCCGGCGTCCTCTATCTGATGTTGTTTGTGAATCTCCTGACAGGCCTGATCGGTGCGGCCACCCTGGGCGGTTACGTTCTCGTTTACACTCCGCTGAAAACACGCACAGTGTTATGCACATTGATCGGGGCGTTTCCGGGCGCTGCGCCGCCGGTTATGGGATGGACGGCGGCGCGGGGCGAAGTGGATGCGATCGCTTTATCGTTGTTTGCAATTCTCTTTCTCTGGCAGATGCCGCACTTTTTTGCGATCGCCTGGATCTTTACGGAAGATTACATGCGCGCCGGCTTCACCATGCACGGCAGCGGCGTCCGCACCGGCAGGCAGATCGTCCTCTATTGCTGCGCGTTGATTCCGATCAGCGTACTGCCGACGTTCTTCGGATTGACGGGAATGGCATACCTTCTCGGAGCAATTCTGTTCGGCTTCATTTATCTGGGCTATGGCTTCGCTGTCGCGCTCTTTCGTTCGAACACACATGCCCATCGATTGCTCCGGGTTTCGGTGGTCTATTTGCCCGCATTATTACTGCTTATGATGCTTGATAAGATATAG
- the gatC gene encoding Asp-tRNA(Asn)/Glu-tRNA(Gln) amidotransferase subunit GatC translates to MKISESDVEYVAKLAMLEVADDEKKELAQQLSAIVEYVEKLNGLNLEGIEPTAQVVTSIRHAVRDDRVAPRTGTAEAGKTVKLFKVPKVITER, encoded by the coding sequence ATGAAAATTAGCGAATCCGACGTTGAATACGTCGCTAAACTCGCGATGCTTGAAGTTGCCGACGACGAAAAGAAAGAACTCGCCCAGCAGCTCAGCGCAATCGTCGAATATGTGGAGAAGTTGAACGGGTTGAATCTCGAAGGTATCGAGCCGACTGCGCAGGTTGTCACCAGCATCAGGCACGCCGTCCGGGACGACCGCGTGGCACCGCGGACCGGAACCGCCGAAGCGGGAAAGACGGTCAAGCTGTTCAAAGTCCCGAAGGTGATCACGGAGCGATGA
- a CDS encoding FtsX-like permease family protein — protein sequence MMLLRLLTWPYLRRHVLRWVLTVAGIVLGVAVFIAMHTADRSVFAAFDKTIDQIAGATQLQVTAGDFGFDESLLERVQAVPEVGVAVPVIESTVETKLPNQGNILILGTDMTSDRSLRDYQLKDADEAIIDDPLVFLAQPDSVMITREFADRNNLQVNSKLPLVTLDGEKQFTVRGIMSSAGMTQAFGGNLAVMDIYAAQHELGRGHRFDRIDVRARDGVTVDRCREALKAALGPGLDVEPPSARGRQFEALLQSYSTALYISSLFAVLVGMFIIYNSFAIAVTHRRSEIGILRALGATRGQIQRLFFLESLAAGVLGSAVGAGLGLFIAWAISGYMSSTLEQVSGYAQTAGQLVIDPQLIAAGMIIGIVTSIIAAWIPARSAARVDPVQALQKGKYQVLSAGENRRRRWMALVLFLLSVGCLFLSDSKPFFYTGFVSMIIACLLLAPALTLLLAKMIRPILKALLPAVGTLAADSLAQAPRRTSATVSALMLSLAMVIGFGGFTHSFYSSINEWIDTALNPDFFVTSGTNLKLNSTFPSGVASVIEAVPGVAQVQLVRNSRVMYDKIPVLVIAIETDKAGKTARRIPTAGNLEEMNALTAAGKGLMASDSFATIHGLHLHDKVSLPTPSGLLTLPIAGIVRDYSDFQGSVFIDREVYKKWWNDDTANVARVYAQKGQDLAALRQRVTDALHGHQHLLVLTNDDVRVWIIKLLNNWFAMTYNQIAVAILVAVLGIVNTLTVSITDRRRELGVMQAVGGLRNQIRHTVWIEALSIGVIGLILGTGLGAINLFYVLGMLKRDLGGIDLDYIFPVAFMLAMIPTILIAAFVAAIGPAESAVRGTLVEALEYE from the coding sequence ATGATGCTGCTGCGGCTCCTCACCTGGCCATACCTCCGGCGGCACGTGCTGCGATGGGTCCTTACTGTCGCGGGCATCGTCCTGGGTGTCGCCGTTTTTATCGCGATGCATACCGCGGACCGGTCTGTTTTCGCCGCATTCGATAAGACGATCGATCAGATCGCCGGGGCGACTCAGTTACAGGTCACGGCAGGTGACTTCGGATTTGACGAATCTCTGCTGGAACGGGTGCAAGCCGTTCCGGAAGTCGGCGTTGCGGTCCCGGTCATTGAATCGACCGTCGAAACGAAATTGCCGAATCAAGGCAACATCTTAATCCTCGGCACCGATATGACTTCGGATCGCAGTCTTCGCGATTACCAGCTGAAAGACGCCGACGAAGCCATTATCGACGACCCGCTGGTATTTCTCGCGCAGCCCGACTCCGTGATGATCACCAGAGAGTTTGCGGACCGCAATAATCTTCAGGTCAACAGCAAGCTTCCGCTGGTGACTCTGGACGGTGAAAAACAGTTCACCGTGCGCGGCATCATGAGCTCGGCCGGCATGACGCAGGCATTCGGCGGCAATCTGGCCGTGATGGACATCTACGCCGCTCAACACGAACTCGGGCGTGGTCATCGCTTCGACCGGATCGACGTCAGGGCCAGGGACGGGGTAACGGTGGATCGCTGCAGGGAAGCCTTAAAAGCCGCGCTCGGACCGGGCCTCGACGTCGAGCCGCCATCGGCGCGGGGGCGTCAATTTGAGGCACTGCTGCAGAGCTACTCGACGGCACTGTATATTTCGAGCCTGTTCGCGGTACTGGTGGGGATGTTCATCATCTACAACTCGTTCGCGATTGCAGTGACGCATCGCCGCTCGGAAATCGGGATACTGCGGGCTCTGGGCGCGACGAGAGGGCAGATCCAGCGCTTATTTTTTCTCGAAAGTCTTGCTGCCGGAGTTCTTGGGTCCGCCGTGGGCGCCGGACTCGGACTCTTCATCGCATGGGCAATCTCCGGATATATGAGTTCGACACTCGAACAAGTGTCCGGATATGCGCAGACCGCCGGACAGCTTGTGATCGATCCGCAGCTGATCGCCGCAGGGATGATTATCGGGATCGTCACCAGCATCATTGCCGCCTGGATACCTGCGCGAAGCGCTGCCCGCGTCGACCCGGTCCAGGCGCTGCAGAAAGGAAAATATCAGGTCCTTTCCGCTGGAGAGAATCGGAGGCGCCGTTGGATGGCGCTGGTCCTGTTCCTGTTGTCCGTGGGATGTCTTTTTCTTTCAGATTCCAAGCCGTTCTTTTACACCGGTTTTGTCTCGATGATCATCGCGTGCCTCCTGCTCGCACCGGCGCTGACGTTGCTGCTGGCAAAGATGATCCGGCCGATACTGAAAGCTCTTTTGCCGGCCGTCGGCACCCTGGCCGCGGACAGCCTGGCACAGGCGCCCCGGCGCACGTCGGCAACCGTATCGGCGTTGATGCTGTCGCTTGCAATGGTCATCGGATTCGGAGGTTTCACGCATTCTTTCTATAGTTCGATAAACGAATGGATCGACACGGCGTTAAACCCGGATTTCTTTGTGACCTCCGGAACGAACCTCAAGCTGAACTCGACGTTCCCGTCCGGTGTCGCTTCCGTGATTGAAGCGGTGCCTGGTGTCGCGCAGGTTCAACTCGTCCGGAATTCACGCGTCATGTATGACAAGATTCCGGTTTTGGTTATCGCGATCGAGACAGACAAAGCCGGCAAAACCGCGCGCCGCATTCCGACTGCCGGAAATCTCGAAGAGATGAACGCTCTGACAGCGGCAGGAAAAGGCCTGATGGCGTCGGATTCATTCGCAACAATTCATGGGCTGCATTTACACGATAAGGTGTCGCTGCCGACGCCTTCCGGCTTGTTGACACTGCCGATTGCCGGAATTGTTCGAGACTATTCAGACTTCCAGGGATCGGTTTTCATCGATCGCGAAGTCTACAAAAAATGGTGGAACGACGACACGGCAAATGTCGCCCGCGTCTACGCACAAAAGGGCCAGGATCTTGCGGCACTCCGGCAACGTGTCACAGACGCACTCCACGGCCATCAGCACCTTCTTGTGCTCACCAATGACGACGTACGCGTCTGGATCATCAAATTGCTCAATAACTGGTTTGCGATGACATACAACCAGATCGCCGTGGCGATTCTGGTCGCCGTGCTCGGCATTGTGAATACGCTGACTGTTTCGATCACCGACAGGCGGCGGGAATTGGGCGTCATGCAGGCGGTAGGCGGCCTCCGGAACCAGATTCGGCATACGGTCTGGATCGAAGCGCTGAGCATCGGCGTGATCGGGCTGATCTTGGGAACCGGACTCGGCGCCATTAACCTTTTTTACGTGCTCGGCATGTTGAAACGCGACCTGGGCGGCATCGATCTGGACTACATTTTCCCCGTGGCATTCATGCTGGCGATGATCCCCACTATTCTGATTGCCGCCTTCGTGGCCGCGATCGGCCCGGCGGAATCCGCGGTCCGCGGCACATTGGTGGAGGCTCTGGAATATGAGTAA
- a CDS encoding ABC transporter ATP-binding protein: MIALTGVSRVFEGKRKAVALENVSLEIGEGEIVAIVGPSGSGKSTMLNLIGGLDRPSGGDISIDGERLGSLNDDDLTRVRRDKIGFVFQFFNLLPTLNCLENVSLPLHLRKWPRKKIDDRARELLNLVQLGHRLEHLPDELSGGERQRVAIARALSVYPPILLADEPTGNLDTQTGKDILELIHGLHAQLGSTILIVTHDLEVAGRCPRTVALRDGLVVEDRRR, translated from the coding sequence ATGATTGCACTCACGGGTGTATCGAGAGTTTTCGAGGGGAAGCGCAAGGCGGTTGCGCTCGAAAACGTCAGTCTCGAGATCGGGGAAGGCGAGATCGTCGCGATCGTCGGTCCCTCGGGCTCGGGAAAATCGACGATGCTGAACCTCATCGGAGGCTTGGACCGGCCGAGCGGCGGCGACATTTCAATCGATGGCGAACGTCTCGGCTCGCTGAACGACGATGATCTCACGCGCGTCCGCCGGGACAAGATTGGATTCGTTTTTCAGTTCTTCAACCTGCTTCCCACGCTGAATTGTTTGGAGAATGTCTCGCTGCCGCTGCACCTGCGCAAGTGGCCGCGGAAAAAGATCGACGATCGAGCGAGGGAACTCCTCAACCTCGTTCAACTCGGCCATCGCCTGGAACATCTTCCGGATGAGCTTTCAGGCGGTGAACGCCAGCGGGTCGCGATCGCACGAGCGCTGTCGGTTTATCCGCCGATCCTGCTGGCAGATGAGCCGACCGGGAATCTTGATACGCAGACAGGAAAGGACATCCTCGAACTTATCCACGGTCTGCACGCACAACTCGGTTCGACAATTCTGATCGTGACCCACGATCTGGAAGTTGCAGGCCGCTGCCCGCGGACGGTGGCGTTGCGGGATGGGCTGGTTGTGGAGGATAGAAGGCGATGA
- a CDS encoding outer membrane lipoprotein-sorting protein — MSKALIFLLLILQQEPRKIVEDAQRRTTSQSQRYEGTLKVIDAKSKITEKRWIYDRTGSHGDSKAVLRFTAPAEVKGVALLIVNHPERASDQWMWTPAINRERRIAYQDRSTRFFGTDFSFEDLEERDTNQFDYKMLGDETVDGAACWKLQSTPKQTKASQYTHSFLWIRKDNYAFARIENYSKEQLVRRAHYTDIRNDQGIWTAHQIDMHDLKRNSHTILTIEKLQYNVPVKDEDFTLQALRRE, encoded by the coding sequence ATGAGTAAAGCTCTGATTTTCCTCCTCCTGATCCTGCAGCAGGAGCCGCGGAAGATTGTCGAGGACGCACAGCGTCGCACCACATCGCAATCACAGCGGTATGAAGGAACCCTGAAGGTTATCGACGCGAAGAGTAAGATCACCGAAAAGCGGTGGATCTACGACCGCACGGGATCACACGGCGACAGCAAAGCCGTCCTGCGCTTCACGGCTCCCGCGGAAGTAAAGGGCGTGGCGCTTCTCATCGTCAATCATCCGGAGCGGGCATCGGATCAATGGATGTGGACGCCGGCGATCAACCGGGAACGCCGCATTGCGTATCAGGACCGGTCGACGCGGTTTTTCGGAACGGACTTCAGCTTCGAGGACCTCGAGGAACGCGACACCAATCAATTCGATTACAAAATGCTCGGCGACGAGACGGTCGACGGAGCGGCCTGCTGGAAATTGCAATCGACGCCAAAACAGACGAAGGCGTCGCAGTACACTCATTCCTTCCTGTGGATCAGAAAGGACAACTATGCTTTCGCCCGGATTGAGAATTACAGCAAGGAGCAACTCGTCCGCCGCGCGCATTACACCGACATTCGCAATGACCAGGGCATCTGGACGGCCCACCAGATCGACATGCACGATTTGAAACGCAACAGCCATACCATCCTGACGATCGAGAAGCTTCAGTACAACGTTCCGGTGAAAGACGAAGACTTCACGCTTCAGGCGCTGCGAAGGGAATGA